A genomic stretch from Brachyhypopomus gauderio isolate BG-103 unplaced genomic scaffold, BGAUD_0.2 sc60, whole genome shotgun sequence includes:
- the LOC143489227 gene encoding uncharacterized protein LOC143489227 has protein sequence MALETCVAFLLADELDSDEYGHVKTTLPLKAWGTRDDEEEDDDGVDEGHSYFSDIVPNLSARDFQKYFHLSPTQVEELVHLMPPREWTSSSLEGCTVRRAVLASLWTLSTLEFHASVAVRFQTSESLLLHQLHEFCALVTGHLADRICWPKWSDAEASVAGFSGAVGLPGTVCVAGYCLVPMERPVDVPEPDAYRVSETTYAVNLMAFCDHQGCFTYVSAEHPGAWHTSRVLQETDVGRALQRDPGTLLCGKHIVGDASFPLSENLLTPFPDHGALGEKKRRYNSKVQAALRVVRGALHGLRWTYPRLKMLQMNSVAQTSLAVHTCCILHNMYLDTNNAASLECMEEEFITQKPFHELPTGHSGSLGGISKRQDIAASLGRKPKKEAKTLVMCVWP, from the exons ATGGCGCTGGAAACGTGTGTGGCGTTTTTATTAGCAGACGAGTTAGACAGTGATGAGTACGGACATGTAAAAACTACATTACCGTTGAAGGCATGGGGAACCAG AGAtgatgaagaagaagatgatgatggtgttgatgAGGGTCACAGTTACTTCAGTGACATCGTGCCAAATCTCTCTGCCCGAGATTTTCAGAAGTATTTCCATCTGTCGCCTACACAAGTTGAG GAGCTGGTTCACCTGATGCCTCCTCGTGAGTGGACCAGCAGTTCTCTGGAAGGTTGCACGGTGAGGCGGGCGGTACTGGCCAGCCTGTGGACTCTGTCCACCCTGGAGTTCCACGCTAGCGTTGCTGTCCGCTTCCAGACCAGCGagtctctccttctccaccaGCTGCATGAATTCTGCGCCCTCGTCACAGGACACCTCGCCGATAGGATCTGCTGGCCCAAGTGGAGTGATGCAGAGGCCTCTGTGGCCGGATTCTCTGGCGCCGTTGGGCTGCCTGGTACCGTTTGTGTGGCGGGTTACTGCCTGGTCCCCATGGAGAGGCCCGTGGACGTGCCTGAGCCGGACGCATATCGAGTCTCTGAAACGACGTACGCCGTAAACCTCATGGCCTTCTGCGATCACCAGGGCTGCTTTACCTACGTGAGCGCGGAGCACCCAGGAGCCTGGCACACCTCCAGGGTCCTGCAGGAGACGGACGTGGGGAGAGCCCTGCAGCGGGACCCCGGCACCCTGCTGTGCGGGAAACACATCGTAGGCGATGCTAGTTTTCCACTGTCGGAGAACCTTCTCACACCGTTCCCAGACCACGGGGCTCTGGGCGAGAAGAAGCGCCGTTATAATTCGAAGGTGCAGGCCGCCCTCCGGGTGGTGCGTGGGGCCCTCCACGGCCTCAGGTGGACCTACCCACGGCTCAAGATGCTGCAAATGAACTCTGTGGCCCAAACCAGCCTGGCCGTGCACACATGCTGCATCTTGCATAACATGTATTTGGACACCAATAATGCTGCGTCCCTTGAGTGTATGGAAGAGGAATTCATTACCCAGAAGCCTTTTCATGAGCTACCTACTGGGCACTCTGGCAGTCTGGGAGGAATATCCAAAAGACAGGACATTGCAGCGTCTCTCGGGCGAAAGcccaaaaaagaagccaaaacccttgtgatgtgtgtttggcCTTAA